The window ATATTATTAATTTTAAAATTATCAAAGAAAAAAACAATTAATTGGATTAAATTTATAGGAGAAAATACATTAATATATTTTGCTTGGCATCAAAATATAGCTATGGTATTAATAAAAAAATTTTTAGAAATATTAAATTTTCCTTTTGAAAGAATTTCTATAAATATAGGAGTTTTATGTTTATATTATATTATAAATTTGATATTAATTTTATTAATATTGACATTTTTCACAAAGATATTATTAAAAACAAAATTAAAATTTTTAATAGGCAAGTAATAAAATATATAAAGGTGATAGAATGAATATAGAATTAAGTATAATAATACCAGTATATAATGTAGAGCAATATTTAGAAGAGTGTTTAGATAGTATATATGCGGTAGAAAACATAAGAAAAGAAGTAATATTAGTAAATGATGGAAGTATAGATGGTAGTTTAGAAATACTGAAAAGATATGAAGAAATTTTGATATAACAGTAGAGATAGATAAGAAACTTGGAGGAGAAGAATGTTAATAAATATTAAGCAATTAGTATGGAAAAAATTAGAGAATTATTTAATAAAAAAAGGGATGATAGAAAATCAAAAAATACTAGAAGGAAAAGAAATAGAAAATTTAACACTAAAATATGATAAAGTAAAAAAAATAATTTATTTTTCAACACCAAATCATGGAAATTTAGGAGATCATGCAATAGCTATCGGAGTAGAAAATATAATTAAAATTTTGTTTCAAGACTTATTATGTTTAGAATTTTCAATTTTTGAATATAATAGAAATAAAGAATTATTAGAAAAATTAGTGAATCAAGAGGATATCATAATAATAACGGGTGGTGGAAATTTTGGTAATCTATGGCTGACAGAAGAAAATCAAAGAAGAGATATAGTGAGAAGATTTCCAAATAACAAAATAATTGTAATGCCTCAAAGTATATCTTTTACAAATGATGAAGAGGGAGCAAAGGAGTTAAAAATAAGTCAAAGTATTTATTCACAACATAAGAATTTCAATATAATAACTAGAGATAATAAAAGTTATCAATATGGAATAGAGTATTTTCCAAATAATAAAGTTTTTTTAGCACCAGATAGTGTACTATATTTAGAGGATTGGTACAAAAGAGAAAATCAAAGAGATGGAGTTATATTGACTTTAAGAAGTGATAAAGAGAAATCTTTATCTAATGAAAAAATTGATAAAATAATATCATTTTTAGAAAATAAGAATATTGTGTATAAAAGAGATGACACAGTAAAAAATTATGGAATAGATAGAAAAATAAGAGAATATGAAGTAAAAGAAATGTTAAGAAAAATATCATCTGCTAAGGTCAATATAACAGATAGATTTCATGGGGTAATATTTTCAGTAATAACAAATACCCCAGTAATTGCTTTTAAATCATTGGATCATAAAATAGAGGAAGGAATAAAATGGTTTAAATATTTAGACTGGGTTCATTATGTTACAACTGTTGAAGAGGTAGAATCTTTAGTAGAAAAATATGTTAATTCTCAAGAGATAATTAAGAGAGAAAAGTTTATTTTAAAAGAGAAATTAGAAAGTGTGATGAGAGAAGTAGATAAAAATAATTAGAATAATTTATTAGATTACAAAATGGAGAGGAGAAAATGTTAAAGGAAATAAATAGAATTTTTGATAAAAAAGATAAGATGATTATAGGGGTATCTATTATATTTTCATTGTTAGCTTCGATAACAGAAGTTTTTGGTATCTCGATACTATTTCCTTTTATGGGAGTATTGACAAATCCAGAGAATATATATAGCAATAAATATTCTAAGTATATATATGAGAATTTCTTTAAAGAGGACTATAGAAAATTTATTATATATTTTGGAGTTGGAATAATTTTAATCTTTATTTTAAAAAATATTGTAACAATTCTATATAACTACTATACCACAGTAGTAGCTAGAAAATTGAATAGAAAGTATTCTAATAAACTTCTTGCAACATATTTAGACTTTGAGTATATAAACTATGTAAAAAAGAATAGAAGTGAATTTATGAGAATAGTTACTCAAGAGTGTGGATTATTAGTCAGTATATTTCAAAATATTATTAGTTTAATAAGTGAGATATTTATAATAACTCTTCTTTATGGAATAATGATATATACAGATTGGAAGTTAACATTAGCTATGACTATATTTATCCTTATTAATCTGTTGATTATAAAGTATATAGTACTAGCTGAGGTAAAGAGAATTGGAAAGCAAAGAGAGGCCAGAAGTAGAAGATTGTATAAACTGATAAACTCAATCTTTTCAAACTATAAATTTATAAAATTAAAGGGAGATACTGAGGGATTAAAAGAGGAGCATAACCTTATTCAAAAGGAAAATGATAAGATAGGGATAAAACAGAGTGTTTTAAATCCATTTCCTAGAGCTATACTTGAGTTTAGTGGATTTTTTATGATAGTTGCTATTATTTTGTATTCAGTTTCACTTTATGGAGAAGAGGGAATAAAGAATATACTTCCAGTTGTTTCACTATTTTTCTTAGCTTTATATAGAATGTTACCCTCAATAATTAGAATAGTAGGAGTTTTTCAAGGATTTGCTTTTTATGCTCCTGTACCAGGAAGAATAGAGGAAGAGCTAAGTTACTCATTGGAGAATTTAAAGAATGAGAAAGTAGATTTTAATAAAAAGATAGAGGTAAAGAATTTAGAGTTTGAATATGAAAAGAATACACCTATCTTAGATAAGGTATCATTATCAATAGAAAAGGGAGATAGAATTGCTTTTATAGGGGAATCTGGTTCTGGAAAGACTACTTTAGTAGATATTTTAATGGGACTATATAGAGCAAAAGCAGGAAAAATATATGTAGATGGAGTAGAGATAAATAATAGAAACCTAAAGGATTGGAGAAAGAAGATAGGATATATACCACAGGAGATATATCTATTTGATGGAACAGTTGGAGAGAATGTTTCAATAGGGTATGACTATGATGAAGCAAGAGTTATAGAAGTATTGAAACAAGCAAAAATCTGGGAGTTTTTCAAGAATAAAGAGGGAGTTCATACAAAAGTAGGA of the Candidatus Fusobacterium pullicola genome contains:
- a CDS encoding polysaccharide pyruvyl transferase family protein; translated protein: MLINIKQLVWKKLENYLIKKGMIENQKILEGKEIENLTLKYDKVKKIIYFSTPNHGNLGDHAIAIGVENIIKILFQDLLCLEFSIFEYNRNKELLEKLVNQEDIIIITGGGNFGNLWLTEENQRRDIVRRFPNNKIIVMPQSISFTNDEEGAKELKISQSIYSQHKNFNIITRDNKSYQYGIEYFPNNKVFLAPDSVLYLEDWYKRENQRDGVILTLRSDKEKSLSNEKIDKIISFLENKNIVYKRDDTVKNYGIDRKIREYEVKEMLRKISSAKVNITDRFHGVIFSVITNTPVIAFKSLDHKIEEGIKWFKYLDWVHYVTTVEEVESLVEKYVNSQEIIKREKFILKEKLESVMREVDKNN
- a CDS encoding glycosyltransferase, which translates into the protein MNIELSIIIPVYNVEQYLEECLDSIYAVENIRKEVILVNDGSIDGSLEILKRYEEILI
- a CDS encoding ABC transporter ATP-binding protein/permease; translation: MLKEINRIFDKKDKMIIGVSIIFSLLASITEVFGISILFPFMGVLTNPENIYSNKYSKYIYENFFKEDYRKFIIYFGVGIILIFILKNIVTILYNYYTTVVARKLNRKYSNKLLATYLDFEYINYVKKNRSEFMRIVTQECGLLVSIFQNIISLISEIFIITLLYGIMIYTDWKLTLAMTIFILINLLIIKYIVLAEVKRIGKQREARSRRLYKLINSIFSNYKFIKLKGDTEGLKEEHNLIQKENDKIGIKQSVLNPFPRAILEFSGFFMIVAIILYSVSLYGEEGIKNILPVVSLFFLALYRMLPSIIRIVGVFQGFAFYAPVPGRIEEELSYSLENLKNEKVDFNKKIEVKNLEFEYEKNTPILDKVSLSIEKGDRIAFIGESGSGKTTLVDILMGLYRAKAGKIYVDGVEINNRNLKDWRKKIGYIPQEIYLFDGTVGENVSIGYDYDEARVIEVLKQAKIWEFFKNKEGVHTKVGDAGIMLSGGQKQRVGIARALYKEQEILVLDEATSALDDNTEEQIIDELYNLAEDKTLIMIAHRLTTLKKCNKIFQLEKGKINKEYSNISEVIKAKAKIDKE